The genomic region GCTTGCGCTTTTCCCGCCGCTTCATCCAGGCTTTGGGCCGAATCAAAGCCGCAGCTGCCCGCGCCAATGTCCGCCTCAAGCTACTCGATGAGCGGCGCGGCCAAGCCATTGAGGCCGCCGCGCTCGAGGTGGCCGCGGGCAAGTTCGACGCGGAATTCGTCGTCGATGTGTTCCAAACGGGGTCCGGCACCTCCACCAACATGAACGCCAACGAGGTCATTGCCACCCGAGCCATCGAGATCCTGGGTGGCAGCCGAGGGGACAAGAACCTCGTTCACCCGAACGACCACGTCAACATGGGCCAGAGCACCAATGACGTGTTCCCGACGGCGATTCATGTGGCCGCCATGGATGCGGCGGAAAACCACGCACTGCCGGCCCTGCGTCAGCTCGCTGGTGCCTTCCAGGCCAAGGCGGCGGAGTTTGCCAACGTCGTAAAGGCCGGCCGCACGCATCTCCAAGACGCCGTGCCGATCACCCTCGGCCAGGAATTTTCCGGGTACGCCAGCGTCATTCGCCACGGCGTGGCGCGGCTGGAAAGCAGCCGCCCACATCTCTCGGAGCTGCCTATCGGCGGTACCGCGCTGGGCACCGGCCTCAACGCGCATCCCGAATTCGCCGCACGAGTCGTCACCGAGTTGCGCGCCTTGACCGGCCATCTCTTCCGCCGCGCCGACAACGCCTTCGAGGCCATGCAGAACCGCGACGCCAGCGTCGAACTGTCGGGCGCAATGAGGACGATCGCCGTCGGCCTGATGAAGATCGCCAACGATCTCCGCCTGCTCACCTCCGGACCGCGGACCGGCTTGAACGAGATCGAGCTGCCGGCGACCCAGCCGGGCTCCAGCATCATGCCCGGGAAGGTCAATCCGGTCATCCCCGAGGCAGTCAACATGGTGGCGGCTCACATCATCGGCAACGATACCGCCATCACCATCGCCGGGATGAACGGCAATCTCGACCTGAACGTGATGATGCCGGTCATCGCCCACAACCTCCTGGAAAGCATCGATCTCCTGGGCAGCGCCGCCAAGGTCCTGGCGGAAAAGTGCGTCGGTGGAATCGTTGCCAACATCGCGCAGTGCCGGGCCTACGGTGAACAGACCGCTTCCTTGGTGACCGCCGTGGCGCCGATCCTGGGCTACGACGCGGCAGCAAGGGTCTTCAAGAAGGCCTTGGCCGAAGACAAGCCCATGCGGCAGGTTATCCTGGAGGAAGGCCTGATTCCCAAAGAGCGGCTCGATGAGATCCTCGACCTGAAGAAACTCACCGAAGGCGGCCGAGCCTAGCGAGCCGATACCTCGTTGCGGCCACGGCATTCACAGCCTATAGTACCGGCAATGAAGATCCGTGAGGGCGAACTGCAGAGCCTGGCAAGCGCCATCGTTGATGCCTTGGCCAAGCAAAGCTTCGTCCACTTCAAACAAGACCCCTCGGTCGCACGCAAACGCATCGTCGAGTTGATCGCGCGAAATCTCGCGGAGGCACATGCCCTCGAAGAGGAAGCCGAACGCCTAGCCGAGAGCCACGCGCGCCAAATGACGGGGATGGACCAGCGCAGGATCATTCAGGGGATCAAGGAACGGCTGGCACGTGAACGTGACTTCCCGCTGTGAAATCATGCGATTCAGCGAAGCCCGAACCTCCTATCTGGCCCATTTGATCGTGAACACCCTGCGACAGGAGGGCCTGGCGGAGATCGAACAAGAGCGGCATGTCCTCATGGAGATCAAACGCATCTTGGGACAGGATCATGTGGCCGATACCCGCCTCGACGTGATCGTGCGCCGCAAGATTGCCTCTCTGTCGCGCAACGTCCCTCCCGGAGGCCGCGAATGGGATGTGCTGTATCGGCAATACTATGCCGAAGAAGCACGGAAACTGAAGCCCGGAGGTCCTTGACAAACGCGTTTCAGTCGTTAACTTGCGCCCGCGGTTCATAACAGTGCACCGTGCAGGCCCGGAACCTACAGCTCGGGGGTTCTTGGGCAAAAGCTTT from Candidatus Binatia bacterium harbors:
- a CDS encoding class II fumarate hydratase; the protein is MADFRIERDSMGEMRVPANAYYGAQTARAVENFPISSLRFSRRFIQALGRIKAAAARANVRLKLLDERRGQAIEAAALEVAAGKFDAEFVVDVFQTGSGTSTNMNANEVIATRAIEILGGSRGDKNLVHPNDHVNMGQSTNDVFPTAIHVAAMDAAENHALPALRQLAGAFQAKAAEFANVVKAGRTHLQDAVPITLGQEFSGYASVIRHGVARLESSRPHLSELPIGGTALGTGLNAHPEFAARVVTELRALTGHLFRRADNAFEAMQNRDASVELSGAMRTIAVGLMKIANDLRLLTSGPRTGLNEIELPATQPGSSIMPGKVNPVIPEAVNMVAAHIIGNDTAITIAGMNGNLDLNVMMPVIAHNLLESIDLLGSAAKVLAEKCVGGIVANIAQCRAYGEQTASLVTAVAPILGYDAAARVFKKALAEDKPMRQVILEEGLIPKERLDEILDLKKLTEGGRA
- a CDS encoding DUF507 family protein, giving the protein MKIREGELQSLASAIVDALAKQSFVHFKQDPSVARKRIVELIARNLAEAHALEEEAERLAESHARQMTGMDQRRIIQGIKERLARERDFPL
- a CDS encoding DUF507 family protein — its product is MRFSEARTSYLAHLIVNTLRQEGLAEIEQERHVLMEIKRILGQDHVADTRLDVIVRRKIASLSRNVPPGGREWDVLYRQYYAEEARKLKPGGP